In Thermococcus gorgonarius, the genomic window ATGAAGACCTTCTCAGGGGTTATATCCGGAGTCTCGACCTCGAAGAAGCCCTCCCTCTGGAAGGCCTCCCTTATTTTCTGCTCAATTTTCCTCTTTATCGTCGCACCAAGCGGGCCGTAGTCATAGAATCCGCGTGAACCGCCGTAGATTTCAAAGCTCCCCCATGCGAAGCCCCTTCTCCTCATCAGGTCCTGTAAAATCTCGTACTTGTCAGGCTTTTCTCCCATCTCTCACCACCTGAAACTGGAGTAAGGGGATTTCATAAAAAGCTTTTGGGAACACCATCGTCAGTTTGTCAAGAAAAATGGGAGGTAGACGGGAGACTTTCAGCCTCTTTCCAGCACGAGGACGCTGATTGGGGGAACCTTGATGGTTCCGGATACAATGCCTTCGGCATGATTCTCCGGCCAGACGACCTTCCACTCGCCGAGCGGGAGCTCTAGCTCTGCTGGACTCTTCCAGCTGTTCGCTATGACGAGAACCTCGTCGTTGTGCCCCCTGAAGAAGGCCATAATTCCGCCCTCAGCGGTGTAGAACCTTATGGCGCTACTCCTGAGCGCGGGAGTTTTCCTCCTCAGCTCAGCCAGTGCCCGGTAGTGGTTCAGCACGTCTCCGTTTACCTCGTTCCACTGTATAGGGTAGCGCTGCTCGTCGTAGTGGTTTTTGTCGCCGAGAAGTCCTCTCTCGTCGCCCTGAAACGTCACGGGCGTTCCCGGAAGGGTGTAGATGAGCATCGAAAGAAGCTTGAGCCGCTGGATTGACTCGTTCGTAGGAGTGTCCCCCAGTGAACCGCCACCGAGGTCGGTGAGAACCCTCGAAGTGTCGTGAGAGCTGACAATGTTGAAGCCCATAGCGACGACGTTCTCACCGTAGCTCGCGTAATAGCGTCCCATCATCTTCATTGCCGTCTCACCGCTCAGAAGGCCCTTTGCGTAGTTCAGGAGTATGTCTCTTCCGAGGGCGTAGTTCATGAGCGAGTCGAAGCGGTCTCCTTTAACCCACTCAGGCGAGAGCTTCCATATCTCGCCGACGAGGTAGGCCTCAGGGTGCTTTTCCTTGACCCTCTTCCTCAGCTCGGAGAAGAAAGCTCCGGGGTCAAGAACCTCGTTGGGGACATCGACCCTTATCCCGTCGAAGCCGAAGTCGAGCCAGTGAAGGGCGGCACCGATGAGGTATTCCCTAACCTCCGGGTTAGTGGTGTTGAGCTTCGGCAAACTGCCAATCCCCCACCAGCCGAGATAGGCGTTTCCGTCACCCAGCTTGAAGGGCCATTGCTTGATGAAGAACCAGTCCCAGTAGGGACTCGCGTTCCCGTTCTTCCAGACGTCGAGGAAGGCAGGGTTTCCGATTCCACAGTGGTTGGGCACGAAATCGAAGATTACCCGTATTCCCCTCTTATGGGCTTCATCGAGGAATTCTCTAAGCTCCTCCTCAGTTCCGAACTTCGGGTCGAGCCTGTAGTAGTCGTAGGTGTCGTAGCCGTGGGCGCTCCCTGAGAGAGTTATCGGGTTGAGGTAAATTATCGTGACGCCGAGGCTCTGCAGGTAGTCGAGCTTCTCAGTGATGCCCTTTATGTCGCCGCCGAAGTACTGGTGGCAGCAGTGGAGCGGCGTTATCGGGTCGCTCCAGTTGGAGAGTACTGGCTTTCCAGGGTTGACCTGGTTGAACAGAAGTTCGTCATGGTCGAGGGCAGGGGCATCGTTGCTCCTGTTCCCGTCCTTGAACCTGTCCGGGAA contains:
- a CDS encoding alpha-amylase family glycosyl hydrolase; amino-acid sequence: MTFTYDPGNKVVTSVSLRGSFNDWGEWPMKEINGTWTITVCLGPGKYQYKYFINGQWVKDMSDDGTGRPYDPDADGYVDDGYGGKNAVRIVEGSAAFYVDFDPSDPAYLSIADNRTVIRFEVKRGTVGSATLVTDRGNYTMRLQVWWNSKEMWRAEIPVVEPVKYYIVLNSVDGERFAVLNTSKNPFFSFDGVDRFPQLEWVSNGITYQIFPDRFKDGNRSNDAPALDHDELLFNQVNPGKPVLSNWSDPITPLHCCHQYFGGDIKGITEKLDYLQSLGVTIIYLNPITLSGSAHGYDTYDYYRLDPKFGTEEELREFLDEAHKRGIRVIFDFVPNHCGIGNPAFLDVWKNGNASPYWDWFFIKQWPFKLGDGNAYLGWWGIGSLPKLNTTNPEVREYLIGAALHWLDFGFDGIRVDVPNEVLDPGAFFSELRKRVKEKHPEAYLVGEIWKLSPEWVKGDRFDSLMNYALGRDILLNYAKGLLSGETAMKMMGRYYASYGENVVAMGFNIVSSHDTSRVLTDLGGGSLGDTPTNESIQRLKLLSMLIYTLPGTPVTFQGDERGLLGDKNHYDEQRYPIQWNEVNGDVLNHYRALAELRRKTPALRSSAIRFYTAEGGIMAFFRGHNDEVLVIANSWKSPAELELPLGEWKVVWPENHAEGIVSGTIKVPPISVLVLERG